The following DNA comes from Papaver somniferum cultivar HN1 chromosome 4, ASM357369v1, whole genome shotgun sequence.
acatacccttaaattttttatattcataaattcattTTTAACAGGACCCGATCTCATATATTAAAGAAATTTGTATACTTAAGGAaacaaacaaatatatccttcattcctttaaAAAGAATATAAATTTGGCTCCAAAAATTAAATTCATTATAAACTTTATACTTCATAAATCCGATATTTTttagttttccttttatatttcgtacTTATAATCCTCTTAACAATTTAGTTAGTTTTTATTGCgagcatttttattaaaaaataaaataagtaagtaactaagggtagtcaagtaaaatactTCATATTTTTACAAAGTCAAAGAGGAaagtctttttgaaacggagggagtattagtttagcacttaactaatacaACTTtgcaagagatatgttttgatttgttGGAAAACCAAAAGCATatattatcaaaaatcttaattaaaagattctcaatatttctgaTCGAGATCACCTTGATTATCAAGGAATACCTttggacaataaaagataagaattgtaTTTATGtccaaaatatgtcgacatccagaactttcatatttatcaaaccctaattccaaactctcACAGAaccgtaaagtaatatgtgaatatggAGGATCGGTTTTGCTATTGGGAccagttctaccatgactcctaactgttagagcactgctcggtcgaactcacaagcattgctatctcaagcttgtttgtcaagtttagttgtcaaaactatatgtcttcatttctagtctacttatagctatgtctcggattaggataaaatgtgtagttgagatttatactccacgatgttcatcgattgaagacgaagaactactaaagggagcttatggaacttcgtcaacaaaaggtatgtggatacttgaacttatctatcattcagaagtctattctattttatctcctattgagacaaagtcgtataactatatagactttacattatacacatttgatattccgagATGAGTCTAAGTCGTTTATATCTttcacgaaatatgtgttggaaagatttttgctttaactacgttcattaatattcttgatgaaaggaaaaatatgatcatgtgaaaattacatggtaacatcttacatgattagtgtgagacagtcatttgatgtagtcatataggtagggatcggttataACTATATTCAATTGTTActcacagagttgttcaattgtttatataacTATGTTCAATTGTTACTCAtaaagtttttcaattgtttctaCCAAGTCaccaaatataggtagggatcggttctaccatgactcccaacaatagCTAGGATCAGTTGTATCAAGTattccaatataggtaaggatcggttctaccaagactctcaacaatagttaagatcggttctaccatgtatcccaaaataagtaaggatcggttctactaagGCTCTCAGCATAAGTCAAGATCAGTTATAACGCATATCCCAAACTAGgaaaagatcggttctaccacagTTCTCAAtataagtcaagatcggttctaccaaatttattacctaggttcgaattggtcatccaatagatcttcaatgaaaaccggaccaaaacgcctattgatttcattttgattacgaaacaagtttcgaatatgtatttcctttaaacatatgtaattaaacatagttttctaggataaaatcacacctatatccaatacacaatcaagtaacaaattacatagattatgtcgatgtcacatttacgatgttcaaaagataaatgttatactccgtaaccaaatattcttccatgacactttgatcatattaAAATGACCAATTCTATTACTAGAGAATTAAATATaactgcatgttatattttcaatcttaAATAACTTGAGAGCaacgataggaatggaaacaagtcaagttagTATCAGAATACCTCAAGTGCGAGGATGATGTCCTCgttgtagtcgatacgtcttcacaaTATTCAGGTCTTCATAGTAATACTTGTATCTCTCAacaatcctagactttctagtctaacctaaatgaagttgtctctagtacatttaataaggcgactctaattgagttttaaaACTAAAATACGACAAcgtaacttgacataccaatgcttggtgggctcgaccgagcattgctctaacatagcacttaactaatatatctttctagagatatgttttgattgctggtcAAAGTATATTaatttcgaaaatctcaaaaagattatACTCTTTcgatttgggatctcaccttgagtattaaggaatatctttgaataattaataaataatatcccagcacatgttcaaattactcattatgtcgacatcttgaactttcctattttgtaaacccaatttccaaatcacacaaaccctaaagtgtatgtCACTTAGAGAAATCGGTTTTTcctattgggaccggttctaccatgactcttaAAGCAAGtcaggatcggttctaccttgactccaaaTATAGCtagggatcggttataccttgactcccaatataagCCGGGATAGGTTCCACCTTGATTCCATATATATGTTAGGATCGGTCCAACCTTAAGATCTTCGGACCAtcaatccttttgatttcctttcgattacgaaacaagttcgtacacctagttccttaaactcatgtaattaaacatagttttctaggtatgaaagAAAACTAtattcactacacaatctagtaacgtcttacgaagattatgtcgatgttgcaattacaaagtccaaaagataagcattatacttcttaACTCAATATACCAATCTAAAGCACTTATAACTATTGATATgttgttccttgacactttaaTCATAATATGATGCtcaagtctattatactagagtttcatatatataacttcggGGGTTATGTTTTCAAACAGAAACAACTTGAAAGCTtacgatatagaaatggaaacaagtcaagtcatgtattacaaacatcaagtggaaggatgatgttatcgtcgATGTCGACACGTGTTCATAatattcaggtcttcagagtaataattgtatgtctcaatatttctagatttcctagtctaacctaacaaagttttcactggtaatctaatcaagcgacttatgaactttgaaagtaaaatatgacaaccaactttgacataccaacgcttggtgggttcaaccgagtaatgctctagcaatctccccctttgtcaattttagtgacacaactctattacatatggagaatACACTAATTAAGTGATACATATGTTACATTAGATAACATTCTCTTAagtcattcttcatacgcttgattccaagtttcaatagctcaataacctgcacatattcaaaaataaatgctgATGTTGacgcatttgaataacaaaagctttactccccctaaagaaaagctaggtagatattcaatccaaacctatttgttattcctcttttgtagtataaaatactacacaacaagATGATATGCTTCTCCCCCTTTGTATATGCTTTACTCTCTCGTTAGATATATACTTTTCAGCACATATATCCTTTCGTAGTGATTGTAAATCACCCGTATACTCTCCGCCATCTTGTcagaaaaatgacaaaaacatgaaaaaaataataCCAAATCGTAAGGATCTTACAAGTTCATAATAACTCATACAACCTATTAGAGTAAAACACGAAGGTCTAACATACCATTTTTGATAAGCAATACTAAAACATAAGCTACCTAAGTAATTTTCTTTAGCaacttatcaaggaaacaattgcccgaaataaATTTTCCTTTGTCTTGATAAGATAAGAATTAACTCCTCTGTCTATCATGATccaattattcataaataattatGTTACCTCATTTATACAAGACAAAACTAGGTTAATTGTTTCTTATCAAGGATCCGATTGGATTTGAACAATCGTACCTCGTTTTGATAAGGATAGACTAAGATCAAAACTAACTTAACTTTTCTTATCAGGAATCAATTGGAATAAAACAATTGAACCTCCTATTTCGTTaaggaaaaacaaaaaccaaaaacgaaacttgatttagtttttcttaaccagaaccaattgaaacatATCAGTTGTACCATACTTTTCATTAAGCAAAAGCAAGAATAGGCAATTTAAATCagcttttcttaacaaaaatgatTAACGAACATAAATAAATCGTTACCTTACTCTTTGATATGACAAACTAAGATCCGAACTGATCAAGTGTTCATATCAGGAAAGATTATCAAAATACTTCTTCTCTCGGTTTCCACcaccactctccccacaaagatatgacgttCAAACACCATTTCGAGACAGTGGAATAACAAACaagacaacctttaccagagaagggTCGACAAAGTCTTAGCTTTCACGTTACCAATGTAAAAGAGTAAAACCGAAACTCATATATATACTACATTCACATTTTATGAAACATAAGTCGATAATAGTATAACCGTGACTTCACACATGAGTTTAATCAATATCTACTTATGATTAATTAATAAAAGCATTCCACATGATTAGattcaaaacttgtttgtatCAAAGATTCACGACATCATAAGAGATATACATAATATAAAATCCAAAACTTGTTTATATCAGTAACATTAGCAAGCTTTCCAAATATCCTTAAATCAATTAGCAAGCTTTCCAAATACCCTTAAATGAACGGGGACCTCCTTAGTTGGTAATCTTCCCTTTTCCCGGTCAATAGTTTTTCCAATAGGACAAATTGAAATGGTATGCTGATTAACTTCATTACCAGTAATTATGTGACTACATTTGTCATTGTACTTGATGACATTTGAAATCACCTCACGATCGAAgttgcaaaaaaagaaaaaagaaaaaaggttaaTTATTCACTTCTACATACACACCTGGAGGCCCCATTAAGCAAATAAGAGCGGCGGTGAGGCCAAAGCCCGTGTAAGATAAGGACCCCCACTTTCCTTTTACGAGTTTCTCTTACCGTGTCCATTATCTCGTGTTATAGAGATAGGTTCCTTTGGGAATTATTGCTATCCGTTCTGTAGTTCCATTAAAAACGAAGGAAGAAGAGTTTCAAGCCTCTGAGAGCGAGACGGATGCGACGCATAAAAAATCAGATTTTTCTTCTGATTAACGGTTTAGGTATGTATGAATTATGATACCAATCCTGCAAATGATATTTGCGAACATCTTAATTTTTGGTACCTTCTTGTGTCCATGCATACAGAgtataattttagttttttttttttttttgtaatttcctGGCAATCAGATTGATGTTCCCTGTGTTTGCCTCGTCTTAAAAATACAAAGTGTCCTAGGTGTCATTTTTGAATACTACCATTCTGGCATACGTTTTTGAAAATTATGATGGAAGATGTCATGTTTTTGGAAATTCAATCTTTTCCAAGGGAATAATAACTTGTTTTCTGCTTTCTTTCTTGTAGACGCAGTTATTTAGACGCAGTTATTtagttttccatctccttttaTTAGAGTGATTACGTAGCTTGTGTTTCCTATATTTTTTCCATCTCCTTTTAGTGAATAATAACTTGTGTTTCCTATATTAGCTTGTGATAATAACCTGTAGTAGCTTGTTCTAGTTTCCTGTATTATTAGCCTGCGgtgattcatatatatatatattcagtatttctctttggttttctcaagttgagaaaccaaaccaaaatcctAAGTCCTTTCAATGGGGGTGGAAGTTTATGAAGTCACGGAACTAAATTTTTGTGTTAATCCCAGACTACTCTGCAAGAATGATACTCTAAGTTACAAAGTTATAGGAGTTGACCTTGACTCAGAGACTAAAAGGGAGGAGAAGCGTAGGTATGATCAGGCAAGATTTGCTCGTCGGTTGAAGATGGAAGATAAACGAAGATTGTTGGGTGTTCTGTCCAGCGAAGAAGATAGTTCCGAAGAAAACTCTCGGACTCCCACTAAActggaaaatataatagaatcTGGGTCTTCATTTATGCGAtggcaagaaaaagaaaaaataataatcaggATAACCGGTGTTAGGGTCCTTTCCAAGGTTGGAGGCCAAGGTGGAGAACCCATTGTTGGTACCCTTGAAGCACATGTACATCGGTTCGTATACACGGCCTCCAATTTGAGAATGCAATTTATGTTTACAGATATTAAAAATGGTTTCTTCCGACTTGGGGATGACAGGGATGCGGCCTCTCGTACACTTTCATTTCCGTCGCCCCATCAAGCTAGGGAAAGAAAAGTCAAAAGATATTGAATTCCATTTGGTGCAATGCCCTCTGGGACAGAAGAGGTCTGATCATGATTCAGATAAGATTGAGAAAGAGAAGCGAATCAGGCATGGTCGCTGTAATGAAGATTTAAAGAACTTCGTCGACAAAGTTGATGCTCAATGGAGTTCACAGCCAATAGCACCTTCTTGTCTGTTTGATGAGCTAGAGAAGGTGTACGAATTTTATGGGGATCTTCCCTCGAAGATATCAGCCGCATTTGCCCTGACTTCATTTAATCTAATTGTTCTTGTAGAAACACCGTTCGTTGTGTTCCCACTAAGGGACATTGAGATTGTCAATCTGGCGCTGCTTAGACCTGGGATAATTGATATGACAGTCATATTTCAGGACTTTGAGAAGGACAATGTGCTTCAAATCAGTTCAATTCCCTTGAAGTCGTTTGCTAGCATAAAAGATCGCCTTAACTGGGGTCAAGTGAAGTACTATGTGAACACCGCAGAACTAGACTGGATGGCCATAGTGAAACGCATAAGAGATTTCCCCGAGAAATAAAGGATGGTGGATGGGATTACTTTGAACTCGAGGATTCTGATACTTTGGCCTACTACAAGGAAATAGCATCTGCCCCAGACTATGATGAAAAATTGCTGACCAGATAGCAGGAGAAAGGTTGATTTTGGGCGAAAAAGTGTTGGTGTCTTTTCTGAATGTGCATGATTTTAGTAACGAAGATATTCTCCCAATGTGCTAGTAGATGAGTCATCTGTTATTACTTAACAGATACAGGAGCTTCTTcattagcattttttttttgtttccgtgACTTTGttaattttaataaagtgccacactttcaatttcatgtttaagaaagtgccaccgtttttttcagaatttatttagTGCCACgcatttgaccttttccatccagttTTTTTCCAAACAAAAGTTTACATccgttagtgcataggtggcagtAGTCCAGCTTAGGAAAAGACATTTACGCCCTTGAAACATCTCACTATAATTCATGTCTTCTTTGGGTCATTTCATCGAACAAATAGACCGCGTTGTGCTCATCCAACATCAGCAACATCAAGTTCGTCTCTGCCATTTGGTTTTTTCCGTTTAAAACCATAACCCACACCAACTTCTGCAAAACCTCCTTGCACTGCTTACCATCAATCATCTCCACCAGATCTGGCTACAACCACTGAACTGCATAGCTCATTTCAATACCCTTGCAACCAATTCGAATGAACCCATTACAGATTCGAGAAAATAACCAATAACCACCACTGACTTCAGTTATATCAGCCAACGAGATCACATTTCGAAACCATCTCAGCAAAAACACATTCATGCATTGATATTGtctttgttgttgatgttgccaTCACCATCTTCACTTCACTGAACTTCTTAAACTCAAGTCAACAGCGAACCCTTCATTTAATTTCGCTTCCATCACCATTAAATCAAGACCCAGTATTCATTTGCTATTGTTGATAGAATACTACGCATCAATGGCAACATCACCATTTAATTGACCATTTCTGTGTAACCATCACCCATTCAAACACATACATCATCTATCCAAGCTTTTGCTGTCATCTTCTTCCAATCAAACTCGTGATTCATCTCAACTGAGTTTCACAGCGAACTCAAATCCGCAACCACCCAGCACACAACATCACTAACTTCACTGATATTGATATCAATTTGCTATAAATCGAGTACAAGAACTTCATAGTACAAATTTAACAAAAACCCAAAAGAGGAAACTCATTAATCAAATCTTCCTTCTCTCAGGAACATCTACCAATAGACCTAATCTTGGATGAGATTATAAAATCCCCAAGTCTGACTGCTTTTGTATTGATTTCAATCTTCAATTCCATGTCTTAAATCTCTCCAAATACCAGCAACCATCACTGCAGTCTAGAATTCACGACCAACATTTAGAAATTAAACTAACCAAAATTGACGGCAACAACTTCTTTGTTTCTCGACCAGAAACCAATTCCCCTTCTCTATTCTTGCAGCTGTTCACCAAATTAACCCAATTTCTCCACATCTCTTGCTTTAAACCCCCGTCAAATCCCTGCTCTTTGTCTCTGAAATCGAGttcaaccccatcaaaacaacacCAGTTCTTAGTCTTCTCACCCTTGAAGAACAGCCACAGAAACCCATCACCTAATTCTTCTTAATTATCTCTCGATTCTCAGTAATTAAACCCTAAATTCCATCTCTTAGCTCAAACATAGAAATCTGAGTTGTCAACAGTCTAGGGTTTTGCGTTTGAGTTCGAATTATAGAGATGGAAGAATTGAGTTCTGTTATGAAGATTTGAAGCAATTGAAGCTTAGGAGACTTGGGTTAGGGTTTGAGATGGTGAGCTAATAGGTACGGGTTTTCTTAATCAGAGATGGAGAAGTTGCTGATGTTGATTGTTACCGAGAATACAGTTTACCCTAAAACTTCGAAATCGAAACAGACAACAATCTTCATCTTTACTTAAATCTCAATCTCCAACAATCATTCTTCTGTCGAtttctctcttctcttctctaattatgtgcttcaatttcatctcctCCTTAGTCTAGGCAAATCCTCTCTAGATCTATCTCTCTGCGCCTTTAAGGGTTGTCAAGGGTAAATAAATAATGTTGACACATTTTCTTGACTTGTTCAACCATTATGGACCGGTTTGGTGGGACCTGACGGAATACATAACAGAGGTGGCACTTTATAAAtgttgaaaaaaacggtggcaattTCTTGAATCgagatttgcaagtgtggcagtttttTAAAAATCCCTTTCTTTTTAATGATTTCAGACAAAGATGGatagcatttttttttatttccaggTCGGTCATTGTAACTAGCCATGTAGCCTCTTCCCTTGCTGGACCCTCTCTTAGCTAACTGTCTGCCAAGAAAGTTGGCCTCTCTCTAGTGACATGACCAAGCTAATTCTTGATAACTTAGCTGCACTTCACTTTTACCTGTAAACAACCATCCATGTGAGCTGGGAGGTTGAGACGATTTTGTCCTTTGACTAATAACATAACAGCCTTCATAAAGTCGATATTACACGACTCCCAAACCCTCGAGGCCAGCAAGCATTTCCCTGATGTGATTAATGCACACCCAAATATTGCATTCACCACCTCATCCCTGAATTTTTGCAATCCAACCTCCACCAGCCTCACCTAGGTTGCCGTTGAGGGACCATCACAACACAAATTGATAACCCCTTCTTGCGGGAGAGACCAATAAGAAAAAGAGAATTTATTCAGGGGCTTAACTGGTCTGCTCGAGATTAAATTTTGATTAGAATATGAAAACCTTTATGGAAAATGAATATATACCCTTATGATCCTCAAAAGAACAATCATGCACATCCCTGTATAACTTTGAAGAAAATACTTCTAATAGGTGTATTCTTTCCTTCCTAAACTTTCAATTTTCCAGCATAATCTCATAAATAGAACTTGGTGCAGACACCAACCTGACTTCTTTGACTGTCTGGGTTTTCAACAGTTTCTCTCATTGTATTCCTCTTCCATTTATGGATCAAAGAAAAGTTCTCATAGTAACATGTTCGAGTATTATGAGTGTAATGTGGAAAAATGACTACCTTGTCCTTGTTACATACACTACTTGAATTTCGACCCACTATATTCGTTTTCTATCTGAACTTAAAATGAAGATTCAATGCATATTAAGTCGCAATATTTCTTTCATTCAAGTGAACTAAGTTGGTCAATAAGTTATACTTAAACAAGAAACATGTATACAATCTGGAATAGGATTGTTATCTGCTATTCTCTAATAACCTCATTTCAATAAATTCACAAACCTCTCCATAAACAAGTGTTCCCAGATAAAATGTCTTATAGGAAAAGTTTTGCTATGTAAAATGTGCTTGCTCCGTCATCTACTGATAAGATGTACATCAGTTTGACGAACTCAATTTAGGTTTCTTAAGATACCTAAGTATACTCCACATGAATGTAGAAACAAAGAAGAGAATCGAACCAGTTACAACAGCATACTT
Coding sequences within:
- the LOC113274030 gene encoding FACT complex subunit SPT16-like; this encodes MVSSDLGMTGMRPLVHFHFRRPIKLGKEKSKDIEFHLVQCPLGQKRSDHDSDKIEKEKRIRHGRCNEDLKNFVDKVDAQWSSQPIAPSCLFDELEKVYEFYGDLPSKISAAFALTSFNLIVLVETPFVVFPLRDIEIVNLALLRPGIIDMTVIFQDFEKDNVLQISSIPLKSFASIKDRLNWGQVKYYVNTAELDWMAIVKRIRDFPEK